Proteins from one Defluviitalea raffinosedens genomic window:
- a CDS encoding peptidylprolyl isomerase, which produces MIVKNNPIALITMESGSQIKLELYPDVAPNTVNNFISLARKGFYDGLIFHRVIKGFMIQGGDPQGSGMGGPGYSIKGEFKTNGFNNTLKHTRGVISMARAQNPNSAGSQFFIMHEDAPHLDGQYAAFGKTIEGFDTIDEIVSVKTDYFDRPIVEQRIKTITIDTFGEEYPEPETL; this is translated from the coding sequence ATGATAGTGAAAAATAATCCCATCGCTTTAATTACAATGGAAAGCGGTAGCCAAATCAAATTGGAACTCTATCCTGATGTGGCACCGAATACAGTGAATAATTTTATTTCTTTAGCTCGAAAGGGATTTTACGACGGATTAATTTTTCATAGAGTCATTAAAGGATTTATGATTCAAGGTGGCGACCCGCAAGGAAGTGGAATGGGCGGGCCCGGATACAGCATCAAAGGGGAATTTAAAACTAATGGGTTCAATAATACGTTAAAACATACAAGAGGCGTTATTTCCATGGCCAGAGCTCAAAATCCCAATTCAGCCGGTTCTCAATTTTTTATTATGCATGAAGACGCTCCCCATTTAGACGGACAGTATGCTGCATTTGGAAAAACAATAGAAGGTTTTGATACTATTGATGAGATTGTCAGTGTAAAAACAGATTATTTTGACCGACCAATTGTAGAGCAAAGAATTAAAACCATCACGATAGATACTTTTGGAGAAGAATATCCGGAGCCTGAAACACTATAA
- a CDS encoding (2Fe-2S) ferredoxin domain-containing protein, whose protein sequence is MVIVEVCIGTDCHSKGAYELVRALKSLVKKNNLNDQVVIKGTFCVGHCTKAVSVKVDHDRIYSVEPEKAEEFFNECIKGNLELCRI, encoded by the coding sequence ATGGTTATAGTTGAAGTGTGTATAGGAACCGATTGCCATTCAAAAGGAGCTTATGAACTTGTCAGAGCATTAAAATCATTGGTTAAAAAGAATAATCTCAATGATCAAGTTGTGATTAAAGGTACCTTTTGTGTAGGTCATTGTACCAAAGCTGTATCCGTCAAAGTCGATCATGATAGAATTTACTCCGTTGAGCCAGAAAAGGCAGAGGAGTTTTTTAATGAATGTATTAAGGGAAATTTAGAATTATGCAGAATATAA
- the speD gene encoding adenosylmethionine decarboxylase, whose protein sequence is MEIRPIKKLKLYGFNNLTKTLSFNMYDICYAKTEEDRKNYIKYIDEQYNAERLTKILTDVAHIIGANILNIAQQDYEPQGASVTMLISEGQVVPPDASAKHESPGPLPEAVVAHLDKSHITVHTYPESHPDDGISTFRADIDVSTCGQISPLKALNYLIHSFDSDIMTIDYRVRGFTRDIHGKKLFIDHKINSIQNYISPDTRNRYQMIDVNVYQENTFHTKMLLREFDLNNYLFGVDKKDLLPREKQKIIQKLKKEMAEIFYGRNMPSMKK, encoded by the coding sequence ATGGAAATTAGACCTATCAAAAAGTTAAAGCTCTATGGATTCAACAATTTGACAAAAACCCTAAGCTTCAACATGTACGATATCTGTTATGCAAAAACAGAAGAAGACCGCAAAAATTATATCAAATATATTGACGAACAATATAATGCGGAACGTCTAACCAAAATTCTTACGGATGTTGCACACATTATAGGGGCTAATATTTTAAATATTGCTCAGCAAGATTATGAACCCCAGGGAGCCAGCGTAACAATGCTGATTTCTGAAGGACAAGTTGTTCCTCCGGATGCATCAGCAAAACACGAATCTCCGGGACCTCTTCCAGAAGCGGTAGTGGCACATCTGGACAAAAGTCATATTACAGTGCACACTTATCCCGAAAGCCATCCAGATGATGGAATCAGTACATTTCGTGCTGATATTGACGTATCAACTTGCGGTCAAATCTCTCCTCTTAAAGCATTGAATTATCTTATTCACAGTTTTGATTCTGACATTATGACAATTGATTATCGTGTAAGAGGCTTTACCAGAGATATTCATGGTAAAAAGCTCTTCATTGACCATAAAATCAATTCAATACAAAACTATATCTCTCCGGATACAAGAAATCGATACCAAATGATCGATGTTAACGTGTACCAGGAAAACACTTTTCATACAAAAATGCTTCTGAGAGAATTTGATTTGAACAATTATCTTTTTGGTGTAGACAAGAAAGATTTGCTTCCCAGAGAAAAACAAAAGATCATTCAAAAGCTCAAAAAAGAAATGGCAGAAATCTTTTATGGAAGAAATATGCCTTCTATGAAAAAATAA
- the hpt gene encoding hypoxanthine phosphoribosyltransferase, with amino-acid sequence MKDDVKEILFTEEEIAVKVKELGQQISEDYRGEDLTVVGILKGSNIFMGDLIRKIDIPLSIDFMVVSSYGQSTESSGVVKVLKDLEYSIEGKNILIVEDIIDTGLTLDYLKENLFRRKPKSLKICTLLDKPARRKVDLKVDYVGFEIPDAFIVGYGIDYAEKYRNLPYIAVLKEEVYE; translated from the coding sequence ATGAAAGACGATGTTAAAGAAATTTTATTTACTGAAGAGGAAATTGCAGTTAAAGTAAAAGAATTAGGACAGCAGATCTCTGAGGATTATAGGGGAGAAGACCTTACGGTAGTAGGTATTTTAAAGGGTTCTAATATCTTTATGGGGGATTTGATCCGAAAAATTGATATTCCTCTTTCTATTGATTTCATGGTTGTATCCAGCTATGGACAATCCACAGAAAGCAGTGGAGTAGTCAAAGTACTCAAAGACTTGGAATACAGTATTGAAGGAAAAAATATTCTAATCGTTGAAGACATCATAGATACAGGTTTGACTTTAGATTATTTAAAGGAAAATTTGTTTAGAAGAAAGCCGAAGTCTTTGAAAATATGTACACTTTTGGATAAGCCTGCTCGAAGAAAGGTCGATTTAAAAGTGGATTACGTTGGATTTGAAATTCCTGATGCATTTATCGTTGGCTATGGAATAGATTATGCTGAAAAATACAGAAATCTACCATACATAGCAGTTTTAAAAGAAGAGGTTTATGAATAA
- a CDS encoding DNA gyrase subunit A, whose translation MGETLISTQKITDTLKQNYMPYAMSVIVSRAIPEIDGFKPAHRKLLYTMYKMGLLQGGKTKSANIVGQTMRLNPHGDQAIYETMVRLTVGAETLLVPFIDSKGNFGKQYSRDMAYAAPRYTEAKLAPICKELFADIDKNTVEFVDNYDGTMKEPTLLPTTFPNILVNPNQGIAVGMASNICSFNLREVCQATIAYLKNEKTDVCQYLKAPDFPGGGKIIYNGEEMRTIYETGRGSFKIRAVYNYDAKNNYIEITQIPYTTTVEAIIDKLVDLIKIGKIKEVNDIRDETDLGGLKLTLDLKRNTDPDELMKKLYTLTPLEDSFNCNFNILIDGHPRVMGIKEILSEWIKFRIKCIRRKSQFELDRKSEKLHLLLGLEQILLDIDKAIKIIRDTEKEKDVVPNLMAGFQIDEKQAEFIAEIKLRNLNKEYILKRIAEADTLRKEIESLKKLIQDDKKIKKVIEKELQRIEKEYGEPRKSEIIEEEKITSISKEDLIDDYGVKIFLTEHQYIKKISHASYRANSTHALKDGDRVLQEIEVNNKGDILLFSDKQNVYRIKAYELEDCKASNLGDYLPNVLEMEEDEHIIFISEGNTYAGYILIAFENGKLIKIPLKYYETKQYRRKLVGGFYGRSKCVRILPVMEDIDILLVRNDEKAALINTSLIPVGRQRQAAGVQSLKMGKKTFLKTVLAPDEYDETDMGALRAKELPAQGKEVNTQLKLNL comes from the coding sequence TCCGGAAATAGATGGCTTTAAGCCCGCCCACAGAAAACTTTTATACACCATGTATAAGATGGGATTGCTGCAGGGTGGAAAAACCAAGTCAGCCAATATCGTTGGACAAACCATGAGGCTTAATCCCCACGGGGACCAGGCAATCTATGAAACCATGGTCCGTTTAACTGTTGGGGCAGAGACCCTTTTAGTTCCCTTCATAGATTCTAAGGGGAATTTTGGGAAACAGTATTCAAGAGACATGGCATATGCGGCACCCAGATATACAGAAGCCAAACTGGCTCCGATCTGTAAAGAACTCTTTGCGGATATCGACAAAAATACTGTGGAATTTGTTGATAATTATGATGGAACCATGAAGGAACCAACGCTTTTACCCACAACATTTCCCAATATATTAGTGAATCCCAACCAGGGAATTGCCGTAGGGATGGCAAGCAATATATGTTCATTTAATTTAAGGGAAGTATGTCAGGCCACTATAGCATATCTAAAGAACGAAAAAACCGATGTCTGCCAGTATTTGAAAGCTCCAGATTTTCCTGGCGGAGGGAAAATCATATATAATGGAGAGGAAATGAGAACGATCTATGAAACCGGACGGGGGAGCTTCAAAATCCGCGCTGTTTACAATTATGACGCAAAAAATAATTATATTGAGATTACTCAGATTCCTTATACTACTACGGTTGAAGCCATTATTGACAAATTAGTAGATTTAATTAAAATAGGAAAAATAAAAGAAGTAAACGATATCCGGGACGAAACCGATTTAGGAGGACTCAAATTAACCCTGGATTTAAAAAGAAATACCGACCCTGATGAACTGATGAAGAAGCTTTATACCCTGACGCCTTTGGAAGACAGTTTTAATTGTAATTTTAACATACTGATTGACGGGCATCCCAGGGTTATGGGGATTAAAGAAATTTTATCCGAATGGATTAAATTTAGAATCAAATGTATTCGCAGAAAATCCCAGTTCGAACTGGACAGAAAGTCAGAGAAATTGCACTTGCTTTTGGGGCTTGAACAGATTCTCCTGGACATCGACAAAGCCATTAAAATCATTAGAGATACAGAAAAAGAAAAAGATGTTGTACCGAATTTAATGGCAGGATTTCAGATTGATGAAAAACAAGCAGAATTTATTGCAGAAATAAAACTTAGAAATTTAAACAAAGAATATATCTTAAAGCGTATAGCAGAAGCCGATACTTTAAGAAAAGAGATTGAAAGTCTGAAGAAATTGATTCAGGATGATAAAAAGATCAAAAAAGTGATCGAAAAAGAACTTCAAAGAATAGAGAAAGAATATGGGGAACCAAGAAAAAGTGAAATCATCGAAGAAGAGAAGATTACTTCAATTTCTAAAGAAGATTTGATTGATGACTATGGGGTTAAAATCTTTTTGACAGAACATCAGTATATCAAGAAAATTTCTCATGCATCTTACAGAGCCAATTCAACTCATGCATTAAAAGATGGAGACAGAGTTTTACAAGAAATTGAAGTGAATAACAAGGGAGATATCTTATTATTTTCTGACAAGCAAAATGTCTACAGAATTAAAGCCTATGAACTGGAAGATTGCAAAGCCAGCAATTTAGGGGATTATCTTCCCAATGTATTGGAAATGGAAGAGGATGAGCATATTATTTTTATTTCCGAGGGAAATACTTATGCAGGCTATATTCTTATTGCTTTTGAAAACGGTAAGCTCATCAAGATACCGCTTAAATACTATGAAACCAAGCAGTATAGAAGAAAACTTGTTGGTGGTTTTTATGGCCGTTCCAAATGTGTAAGAATTCTTCCTGTTATGGAGGATATAGATATTTTACTTGTACGAAATGATGAAAAAGCTGCTCTTATTAACACAAGTCTGATTCCTGTTGGCAGGCAAAGACAAGCGGCAGGTGTCCAAAGTTTAAAAATGGGCAAAAAGACTTTTCTTAAAACAGTTCTTGCTCCTGACGAATATGATGAGACGGATATGGGGGCATTAAGAGCCAAAGAATTGCCGGCACAAGGTAAAGAGGTTAATACACAGCTTAAATTAAATCTATAG